A region from the Microcebus murinus isolate Inina chromosome 3, M.murinus_Inina_mat1.0, whole genome shotgun sequence genome encodes:
- the RHOB gene encoding rho-related GTP-binding protein RhoB — MAAIRKKLVVVGDGACGKTCLLIVFSKDEFPEVYVPTVFENYVADIEVDGKQVELALWDTAGQEDYDRLRPLSYPDTDVILMCFSVDSPDSLENIPEKWVPEVKHFCPNVPIILVANKKDLRSDEHVRTELARMKQEPVRTDDGRAMAVRIQAYDYLECSAKTKEGVREVFETATRAALQKRYGSQNGCINCCKVL, encoded by the coding sequence ATGGCGGCCATCCGCAAGAAGCTGGTGGTGGTGGGCGACGGCGCGTGTGGCAAGACGTGCCTGCTGATCGTGTTCAGTAAGGATGAGTTCCCCGAGGTGTACGTGCCCACCGTCTTCGAGAACTATGTGGCTGACATCGAGGTGGACGGCAAGCAGGTGGAGCTGGCGCTGTGGGATACGGCGGGCCAGGAGGACTACGACCGCCTGCGGCCGCTCTCCTACCCAGACACCGACGTCATCCTCATGTGCTTCTCGGTGGACAGCCCGGACTCGCTGGAGAACATCCCCGAGAAGTGGGTACCCGAGGTGAAGCACTTCTGCCCCAACGTGCCCATCATCCTGGTGGCCAACAAGAAAGACCTGCGCAGCGACGAGCACGTCCGCACAGAGCTGGCCCGCATGAAGCAGGAACCCGTGCGCACGGATGACGGCCGCGCCATGGCCGTGCGCATCCAAGCCTACGACTACCTCGAGTGCTCAGCCAAGACCAAGGAGGGCGTGCGCGAGGTCTTCGAGACGGCCACGCGCGCCGCGCTGCAGAAGCGCTACGGCTCCCAGAACGGCTGCATCAACTGCTGCAAGGTGCTATGA